One part of the Vogesella sp. LIG4 genome encodes these proteins:
- a CDS encoding response regulator, which translates to MLKRILSIVILAFVIFAGATYFVVIRPAQNELARTAMARASELVENDVRRLFGHAEQQLISMRDWGRSGMLQINAPQHFADLFIPILKAHRQISAAIYADGQGRYMEINPDPDQSSGWIVRVADIPGHGAKQHWIHYDNTGNFVRDEWLDRLYDARTRPWYKEAQATPPGQIHWTDPYPFFARKDVGITAATRWADSKTGETHVVAFDVLLLDLTRFTSQLQVGSNGSAALLTANGKLLAAPRAAHKQPDGNLMGHLFKTPQEAGSIPLAAALDWWHAAGAPTSHAGFFDVNDEPWIGRFRQLQFSDLKLYVATLGPRSDFTLTSSWHTTAMGFMIAAVLILVLMVARRFSQRFAKAVDLLVVESERIGNLQLDQPVSLPAHTREIDKLVQAQEHMRVMLLGATRGLEAKVTERTQDLKKLASEQELLLSNIQIGVLYTGDGQILQANPKFAEILGYAHPDALLGKSALRLFPTVADARRFKQAAMPALVQDAALDIEWEGARQDGSTFLAHAIAREIPSTEYHSAIIWMVEDITERRNAERRIKEFSVFLQTMIDRIPNPVFYTDENAHLLGCNQAFEQAFGVLRNHIVGHSLYELDFLAAANRLALQTESERIIAEGAVASRELVLPFADNYQHHTLYSISGFYKEDGSPGGMVGVIVDIEPMKEVQRALADGNAELRIAKQVAEEATQAKSMFLANMSHEIRTPMNAIIGMSHLALKTDLTPKQRDYVAKIHNAGTALLGIINDILDFSKVEAGKLDLEQIPFRLDEVLENVTSLVAQQAYDKGLELLFDIAPDVPLALQGDPLRLGQVFTNLVSNAVKFTEQGQIAIAVQRLDHIGDKVHLKIEVSDTGIGMTREQAAKLFQAFSQADGSTTRKYGGTGLGLAICKRIVDLMGGALQIDSALGQGSTFSFTVWLSLGDQSALPRKIVPASLCGMHALVVDDNATAREILSEMLRSIGLVPHMAASGQEALAATSAAMSSHPFSVVFLDWEMPQMDSVETASRLHRIAPSLPIVVVTTFGHEDVREQAEAEGTGIFLTKPVSQSSLVDTLIMMFAPDQAQRAPAVSIHQEYKPLQNARVLLAEDNDINQQIARELLESAGASVAIANNGREAIEMLAAAGQAYYDIVLMDLQMPEMGGIEAMQHIRASAQLADLPIIAITAHAQAEEYQRCIEAGMVDHIAKPLEPLGMLQTVARWIRRAPAVATQAEKMPSAQVTPGTRLPAPSVGLKRAAGNQDPYHKLLQQFVENQAGAGEHILQLLQAGDLAGAEREAHTVKAVACNLGLHQLQASAEALESEIRGNRPPESALSNFQADLDAAVQKLRNFAPSVTGGSQPPIGETIAAANHLVTLLARADGEAVDYFFEQTAALKALLANKDFASLEMEVTNYDFDGALDRLHRVAQERGITLQEQAS; encoded by the coding sequence TTGCTCAAAAGAATTTTGAGCATCGTAATACTGGCGTTCGTCATCTTCGCAGGTGCCACCTACTTTGTCGTCATCCGCCCGGCACAAAATGAACTAGCTCGTACCGCGATGGCCCGCGCCTCGGAACTGGTCGAAAACGATGTCCGCCGCCTGTTCGGGCATGCAGAGCAGCAATTGATCTCCATGCGGGACTGGGGCCGTAGCGGCATGTTGCAGATTAATGCGCCTCAACATTTCGCGGACCTGTTCATCCCGATCCTGAAAGCCCACCGGCAAATTTCGGCAGCAATTTATGCCGATGGCCAAGGGCGCTATATGGAGATCAATCCCGACCCCGACCAGAGCAGCGGCTGGATAGTGCGTGTTGCCGACATTCCCGGGCACGGCGCCAAACAGCACTGGATCCACTACGACAATACCGGCAATTTCGTGCGCGACGAGTGGCTTGATCGCCTTTACGATGCGAGAACACGCCCGTGGTACAAGGAAGCGCAGGCAACGCCACCTGGCCAGATCCACTGGACAGACCCCTACCCGTTTTTCGCCCGTAAAGACGTGGGAATTACCGCCGCGACACGGTGGGCGGACAGCAAGACCGGCGAAACTCACGTGGTTGCCTTTGATGTACTGCTACTCGACCTGACCCGTTTCACCTCGCAGCTACAAGTCGGCAGCAACGGCAGTGCCGCCCTGCTGACCGCGAATGGGAAGCTGCTTGCCGCCCCCAGAGCTGCCCATAAGCAGCCTGACGGCAACCTCATGGGCCACCTGTTCAAAACACCGCAGGAGGCCGGCTCGATCCCGCTTGCAGCTGCGCTCGACTGGTGGCATGCCGCTGGAGCCCCAACCAGCCATGCGGGCTTTTTCGACGTCAACGATGAACCCTGGATCGGGCGGTTCAGGCAACTTCAATTCAGTGACCTGAAGCTCTATGTTGCCACGCTGGGGCCCAGAAGCGATTTCACCCTGACATCCAGCTGGCACACCACTGCAATGGGATTCATGATCGCTGCAGTTCTCATCTTGGTACTCATGGTTGCCCGCCGCTTCTCCCAACGCTTTGCCAAGGCGGTGGATCTCCTGGTAGTGGAAAGCGAACGCATCGGCAACTTGCAGCTTGACCAGCCCGTGAGCCTCCCCGCCCATACCCGCGAAATCGACAAGCTGGTCCAGGCCCAGGAGCACATGCGGGTGATGCTGCTGGGCGCCACGCGCGGGCTCGAAGCCAAAGTAACTGAACGCACCCAGGACCTGAAGAAGCTGGCCAGTGAACAGGAGTTGCTGCTCTCGAATATCCAGATCGGCGTGCTGTACACCGGGGATGGCCAGATTCTGCAGGCGAATCCCAAGTTTGCAGAAATTCTTGGCTATGCCCACCCGGACGCCCTGCTTGGCAAGTCTGCCCTGCGCTTGTTTCCTACGGTTGCAGACGCTCGGCGATTCAAGCAGGCCGCAATGCCGGCGCTGGTGCAAGACGCTGCCCTGGACATCGAATGGGAGGGAGCACGTCAGGACGGCTCGACTTTTCTTGCCCACGCCATTGCACGCGAGATTCCTTCAACGGAATACCATTCCGCCATCATCTGGATGGTGGAAGACATTACCGAGCGTCGCAACGCCGAACGCCGCATCAAGGAATTTTCAGTATTCCTGCAAACCATGATCGACCGGATTCCCAATCCGGTCTTCTACACGGACGAGAATGCCCACCTGCTCGGTTGCAATCAGGCCTTCGAACAGGCGTTCGGGGTGTTACGCAACCATATCGTGGGTCACTCGCTGTACGAACTCGATTTCCTGGCTGCTGCCAATCGCCTGGCCTTGCAGACAGAGAGCGAACGCATAATCGCCGAGGGCGCCGTTGCCAGTCGGGAACTGGTGCTTCCCTTTGCGGATAATTACCAGCACCACACGCTTTACTCTATCAGCGGGTTTTACAAAGAGGATGGCTCGCCCGGCGGAATGGTCGGGGTCATTGTCGACATCGAGCCCATGAAGGAAGTGCAAAGGGCACTTGCCGACGGTAACGCCGAATTACGCATCGCCAAACAGGTGGCTGAAGAGGCAACCCAGGCCAAGTCCATGTTCTTGGCGAACATGAGCCATGAGATCCGCACACCGATGAATGCCATCATCGGCATGTCGCACTTGGCGCTTAAAACGGATCTGACACCGAAACAACGCGACTATGTCGCCAAGATTCACAATGCCGGCACCGCCCTGCTTGGCATCATTAACGATATTCTCGACTTCTCGAAGGTGGAGGCTGGCAAGCTCGATCTGGAACAAATACCGTTCCGCCTGGACGAAGTGCTCGAAAACGTGACCTCTCTGGTGGCACAACAGGCATACGACAAAGGCCTGGAACTGCTATTCGATATCGCCCCCGACGTACCGCTGGCCCTGCAGGGAGACCCCTTGCGGCTTGGACAGGTGTTCACCAACCTGGTCAGCAACGCGGTCAAGTTCACCGAGCAGGGACAAATTGCCATTGCAGTACAACGTCTCGATCATATCGGCGATAAGGTGCACTTGAAGATTGAAGTTAGCGACACCGGCATCGGCATGACTCGTGAACAGGCGGCCAAGCTGTTCCAGGCCTTCAGCCAAGCAGACGGCTCAACTACACGCAAGTACGGCGGCACCGGGCTGGGCCTCGCCATTTGCAAGCGTATTGTGGATTTGATGGGGGGAGCGCTGCAGATCGACTCGGCCCTGGGCCAAGGCAGTACGTTCAGCTTTACGGTCTGGCTCAGTCTTGGCGACCAATCGGCACTACCGCGCAAGATCGTACCGGCATCCCTTTGCGGCATGCATGCCCTGGTTGTCGATGACAATGCGACCGCCAGGGAAATCTTGTCCGAGATGCTGCGCAGTATCGGCCTGGTACCTCACATGGCGGCGTCTGGGCAAGAAGCGCTGGCGGCCACGTCCGCGGCAATGTCCAGTCATCCATTCAGCGTGGTCTTCCTGGATTGGGAAATGCCGCAGATGGACAGCGTCGAAACAGCCTCGCGCCTGCATCGGATCGCCCCTTCTCTCCCCATTGTGGTGGTGACAACCTTCGGGCATGAGGACGTGCGCGAACAGGCCGAAGCAGAGGGCACCGGCATCTTCCTCACCAAACCGGTGAGCCAGTCTTCACTGGTCGATACGCTAATCATGATGTTTGCGCCTGATCAGGCACAACGGGCTCCTGCTGTATCGATACACCAGGAATACAAACCACTGCAGAACGCCCGGGTACTGCTTGCAGAGGACAACGACATCAATCAGCAAATCGCTCGCGAACTACTGGAAAGCGCCGGAGCGAGCGTTGCCATTGCCAACAACGGCCGTGAAGCGATAGAGATGCTTGCCGCCGCGGGCCAAGCCTACTACGACATAGTGCTGATGGACCTGCAAATGCCGGAAATGGGAGGCATCGAAGCAATGCAACACATCAGGGCCAGTGCGCAGCTTGCCGATCTACCCATCATCGCGATAACGGCGCATGCGCAGGCTGAAGAGTATCAACGCTGCATCGAAGCCGGCATGGTGGACCACATCGCCAAACCGCTGGAACCGCTGGGAATGCTGCAGACAGTCGCCAGGTGGATCAGGCGTGCGCCTGCAGTCGCCACCCAGGCCGAAAAAATGCCCTCAGCCCAAGTGACGCCGGGTACGCGGCTACCCGCCCCCTCAGTCGGGCTGAAACGTGCCGCAGGAAACCAGGACCCATACCACAAGCTCTTGCAGCAGTTTGTCGAAAACCAGGCTGGTGCAGGCGAGCATATCCTGCAGCTACTGCAAGCGGGCGACTTGGCAGGCGCCGAACGGGAAGCCCATACCGTCAAAGCCGTAGCATGCAATCTCGGCCTCCATCAACTGCAAGCAAGTGCCGAAGCGCTCGAATCGGAGATCCGGGGAAACCGCCCCCCGGAATCTGCCCTCTCGAATTTCCAGGCAGACCTTGATGCTGCAGTCCAGAAACTACGCAATTTTGCACCTTCCGTGACAGGGGGCAGTCAGCCGCCTATCGGCGAAACCATCGCTGCGGCCAACCATCTTGTTACCTTGCTGGCACGCGCCGATGGCGAAGCAGTCGACTATTTCTTCGAACAAACCGCTGCGCTCAAGGCATTGCTGGCGAACAAAGATTTTGCCTCTTTGGAAATGGAAGTCACCAATTACGATTTTGATGGCGCGCTTGACCGACTTCACCGGGTAGCACAAGAACGAGGCATCACGCTTCAGGAGCAGGCATCATGA
- a CDS encoding two-component system response regulator has protein sequence MNGTRDVRPVPTVLIVDDTPQNITLMSGLLKDHYRTRIATSGERALQAAAMSPLPDLILLDIMMPGMDGYEVCLRLKANPLLKNIPVIFLTAKTATEDEQKGFNCGAVDYISKPVSPPIVLARVKNHLSLKAATDFLKDQNAYLEAEVAKRTSEVQMIKKVTITAMASLAEARDNETGNHIHRTQHYVKLLAEKLHDHPRFANFLTTETIDLLFESAPLHDIGKIGIPDAILLKPGKLTPEEFEIMKTHTTLGRDAIAKAEQQMAAPSTFLRFAREIAHYHQEKWDGSGYPEGLAGEDIPVSARLMALADVYDALISRRVYKPAYPHDEAVDIIRQGSGKHFDPDMVDAFLAIHTSFHQIAERFADNEEESKLVSR, from the coding sequence ATGAATGGAACCCGCGATGTTCGTCCCGTGCCAACGGTACTGATCGTCGACGACACGCCGCAAAACATCACGCTGATGAGCGGCCTGCTGAAGGATCACTATCGCACGCGCATTGCCACCAGCGGCGAGCGCGCATTACAAGCAGCGGCCATGAGCCCCCTGCCCGACCTGATCCTGCTCGACATCATGATGCCAGGCATGGATGGCTACGAAGTATGCCTGCGACTGAAAGCCAACCCGCTGCTCAAAAACATCCCGGTCATCTTCCTTACCGCCAAGACAGCTACCGAAGACGAGCAGAAAGGATTCAACTGCGGCGCGGTCGATTACATCTCCAAGCCGGTTTCTCCCCCCATCGTACTGGCCAGGGTAAAAAATCATCTATCCCTCAAGGCGGCGACTGATTTTCTGAAAGACCAGAATGCCTATCTTGAGGCCGAGGTTGCCAAGCGCACGAGTGAAGTGCAAATGATCAAGAAAGTCACCATTACCGCCATGGCTTCCCTGGCGGAGGCTCGCGACAACGAAACCGGCAATCATATTCACCGCACGCAACACTACGTCAAATTACTGGCGGAGAAACTGCATGATCACCCCAGGTTCGCAAATTTCCTCACCACAGAAACCATAGACCTGCTATTCGAATCCGCCCCACTACATGACATCGGCAAAATAGGCATTCCGGACGCTATCCTACTCAAACCGGGCAAACTTACACCCGAAGAGTTCGAGATCATGAAAACCCATACCACCCTGGGCAGGGATGCCATCGCCAAGGCAGAGCAGCAAATGGCCGCACCCAGTACATTTCTGCGCTTTGCCCGAGAAATCGCGCACTACCACCAGGAGAAGTGGGATGGTTCCGGTTACCCGGAGGGCCTTGCCGGAGAGGATATTCCGGTTTCGGCACGCCTCATGGCGCTAGCCGATGTATACGATGCACTGATTTCGCGGCGGGTATATAAGCCGGCATACCCCCACGACGAGGCCGTGGACATAATCCGGCAAGGCAGCGGCAAACACTTCGACCCCGATATGGTAGATGCCTTTCTGGCAATTCATACCTCATTCCACCAAATCGCAGAGCGTTTTGCCGACAACGAAGAAGAGAGCAAACTTGTGAGTCGCTAG
- a CDS encoding YdeI family protein, whose amino-acid sequence MAENRMRAAGMSEIMRAKQDGRWDAAYASASNAVVPDDLQAALDANPEAKKNFATLNSRNRYAILFRVQNAKKPETRMRKIRDFVDMLNRGETFYP is encoded by the coding sequence ATGGCTGAAAACAGAATGCGTGCTGCCGGTATGAGCGAGATTATGCGCGCCAAGCAAGACGGGCGCTGGGATGCCGCTTATGCATCTGCCAGCAATGCGGTAGTGCCGGACGATTTGCAGGCAGCACTGGATGCCAATCCGGAAGCCAAAAAAAATTTTGCGACGCTAAACAGCCGTAATCGCTATGCCATTCTGTTTCGGGTGCAGAATGCTAAAAAACCGGAGACACGGATGCGTAAAATCAGGGATTTCGTTGACATGCTGAACCGAGGCGAAACTTTCTACCCCTGA
- a CDS encoding YdeI family protein, whose translation MNESALIFANQADWERWLEQYGSTASGVWLRLAKKGAEHLTVTYEQALESALCYGWIDGQKRADSAQYWLQRFTPRSTKSIWS comes from the coding sequence ATGAATGAATCCGCTCTGATATTTGCCAACCAGGCAGATTGGGAAAGATGGCTGGAGCAATATGGCAGCACTGCGTCAGGTGTATGGCTGCGCCTGGCGAAAAAAGGTGCCGAACACTTAACCGTCACTTATGAGCAGGCGTTGGAAAGCGCACTCTGCTATGGCTGGATCGATGGCCAGAAGAGGGCTGACAGCGCGCAATACTGGCTGCAACGCTTCACCCCACGCTCGACAAAAAGCATCTGGTCGTAA